One Bacillus solimangrovi genomic window carries:
- the motB gene encoding flagellar motor protein MotB codes for MAKRKKKDDGHIDETWLIPYADMLTLLLALFIVLFAASNVDAQKFQKISASFNDAFKGGIGIMDQPFPVQPENPDLLETEEKKHLNQQSDLNELEEQIQTYIESNNLNDNLTTSLTSEGLLITILNDAFFASGSAKVTGETDRLAHELGSALATKTPHDVIISGHTDNLPINNAEFDSNWHLSVIRAVNFMKILLENDQLNPEYFSAKGYGEFKPIASNDTPENRQKNRRVEVLILPNEPTETERQVNY; via the coding sequence GTGGCGAAGAGAAAGAAGAAGGATGACGGGCACATCGATGAAACTTGGCTCATTCCTTATGCAGATATGCTCACATTATTACTTGCCCTTTTCATTGTACTATTTGCAGCAAGTAACGTAGATGCTCAAAAATTTCAAAAAATTTCCGCATCATTTAACGATGCATTCAAAGGTGGGATCGGTATTATGGATCAACCTTTCCCTGTTCAACCTGAAAATCCTGACCTTTTAGAAACTGAAGAAAAAAAACATCTAAACCAACAATCTGATCTTAATGAGCTGGAAGAACAAATCCAAACTTATATTGAATCAAACAACTTAAATGATAACCTTACGACTTCACTAACATCAGAAGGATTGCTAATCACGATTTTAAATGATGCATTCTTTGCTTCTGGAAGTGCAAAAGTTACAGGTGAAACAGACAGATTAGCACATGAACTTGGGTCTGCACTCGCAACGAAAACACCACACGACGTTATCATAAGTGGGCATACTGATAATTTGCCAATTAATAATGCTGAATTTGATTCTAACTGGCATTTAAGTGTTATACGTGCTGTTAATTTCATGAAAATCTTACTAGAAAATGACCAACTTAATCCTGAATATTTTAGCGCAAAAGGTTATGGAGAGTTTAAACCAATTGCTTCAAACGATACTCCTGAAAACAGACAAAAAAATCGACGTGTCGAAGTTCTTATTCTTCCAAATGAACCAACTGAAACTGAAAGACAAGTTAATTATTAA